The Candidatus Zymogenaceae bacterium genome contains the following window.
TCATGCTCCAGCATTTTCATGAAATAGTCCAATGAGCGCTGAAAAAACGCCATGCGGTGGGCGTACTCGTCCGTTGTGCAAAAGCTGTGCGGTGGTTCGGTGATTTTCGAAATGGTCATAACGTCATATATGCAAAAGTGCCGTTCCCATGAAGCGATAATTGTATATCGTATATGCTCGAGTGTCAAAGGATTTGGAGTCATCAAGGAAAACCATTTTACTTGCGTTGAGTCTCTTTTGATGATAGAAACAGAAACGGTTTTTATAGGCGATTGATAGAATGATAGAGTTGAATTTTGAGAAGTTTCATGGTCTGGTGCCGGTGGTGATACAGGATCATGCCGATGGACAGGTTCTCATGGTCGGATTTATGAACCGGGAAGCCTGGGAGCGAACCCTTGCCGAGGGGGAGGTGGTTTATTACAGCCGCTCCAGAGACGGTATGTGGAAAAAGGGGGAAACCTCCGGGAACGTCCAGAAGGTAAAAAATATTTTCGTCGATTGCGATGA
Protein-coding sequences here:
- the hisI gene encoding phosphoribosyl-AMP cyclohydrolase, which gives rise to MIELNFEKFHGLVPVVIQDHADGQVLMVGFMNREAWERTLAEGEVVYYSRSRDGMWKKGETSGNVQKVKNIFVDCDEDTLLITVDQVGGAACHTGYRTCFYRRVVDGEMVEEGTRVFDPDEVYKKS